GCACGCACCCACTTGGTTAGCCCAGCGATGGCAGCTGCAGCCGCTATTACGGGCCGTTTCGCCGACGTTAGAGATTTTCAGGAGTAAATAATGTCTGATACAACACAAGGTTTTACCGCGCATACAGGTACAGCGGTACCGCTAGACCAAGCTAACGTAGATACCGACCAAATTATTCCTAAGCAGTTTCTAACTGGTGTAACCCGTGCGGGCTATGGAAAGCACTTGTTCCACGATTGGCGTTATTTGGATTTAGAAGAAAAAGTACCTAACCCTGAGTTCTCATTGAACAAACCTGAGTTTGCCGGTGCAAGTATTCTACTTACCAGAGAAAACTTCGGTTGTGGTTCTAGCCGTGAACATGCGCCATGGTCGCTGAACGATTTTGGTTTTAAAACCATTATTGCCACCAGCTATGCTGATATATTTTACGGCAACTGCA
The nucleotide sequence above comes from Alteromonas naphthalenivorans. Encoded proteins:
- the leuD gene encoding 3-isopropylmalate dehydratase small subunit; translation: MSDTTQGFTAHTGTAVPLDQANVDTDQIIPKQFLTGVTRAGYGKHLFHDWRYLDLEEKVPNPEFSLNKPEFAGASILLTRENFGCGSSREHAPWSLNDFGFKTIIATSYADIFYGNCINNQLLPVALASSEMDALFAAVEANPALEITVNLPEQTVTFGENSFSFDIADHHKTNLLKGLDAIGQTLELTDKISAYEAKQPAWI